From the Bacillales bacterium genome, the window TTGAGGACATTCTTTGCGCCGAATGTGCGTACTCATCCGAATGGTCAACAATCCGGCAATCCATTCCGGGTCAGAGTTGAAGGAAGACCCGTTCTCGCGGCCAGCGTCCGATTGACAGCGAATCCATATCGGCAAATGACATTGTTTATTCAAAAAGACCCAAACCGTAATGCCCGACAAATTCGCAAGGACGAAGACCGTCATCATGCAAAGGAACGGGTCGTTCGATAAATTAAAAAGCATTTCAAGCATTGTACAAACGCCTCCAAGCTGGGTTCATTATAACGTATTGGGAGCGCAAAAGACAGCAAAGACCGATCCGCCAAAATCGGTCGTTGATAAAAAAAAAGCAATCCCTGCAAATTGCTCATGAAGTTTCATGAAATTTCGTGCTTTCTTCCTAATTCCGGTGCGAATGTTGCAATCGGTTGAACAATAGGATAAAATTATTGAAGATTTCGAACGAAGGGAGCGATGTAGGATGACTGCATTTGAAACTGTCGGAACAACCACACCGTCCATTGTCGCTAAGGCCCTTCGGGAACGGATTCGGTAAAAACAATCACCGATTTCTCACCGTGGGCTTGTCACGAGAAAAGCTCACGGTCGATCCATATGGATTTATCCAAGGAGACCGTGCATGTTTGGCACGGTCTCCTTTTTTCCGTGAGTGATGAAATAAATTACGGGAGGCATCCATTTGGATTTACGTCAATTAGGTTGGAATGAATCGTTTCAAAAAGCTTTCAACGAATTAAAGGACGATACGCTGCTTCCGGCTCGCGTCACCCTTGAGCACAAGGAGAGCTACCGGATCCATACGGGCAGCGAAGAATTTTCAGCGGTCATCACCGGAAACATGCGGTTTCGCGCCGAAGGGCGTGAGGATTTCCCGGCCGTCGGGGACTGGGTGGCTGCCCAGCCGTTGCCCGGAGAACGAAAAGCGCTCATTCGCGCGGTGTTGCCCCGCAAAAGCAAATTTTCGCGGCAAGCGGCAGGCAATGAAACCGTCGAACAGATCATTGCTGCAAATATCGATACGGTCTTTTTAGTGAACGCGCTAAATAGCGATTTCAACGCGCGGAGAATAGAACGTTACTTAACAATCGCTTGGGAAAGTGGAGCAAACCCGGTCATCGTGCTGAGCAAATCAGACTTGTGCTCGGATGTTGAGGATAAATTGGCTGAGGTGGAGTCGATTGCGTTTGGTGTTCCCATTCACGTCGTCAGTGCTGAACAACAACTGGGTCTTGAAGCGTTGCAAATGTATTTTAAAAATCACGAGACCGCCGCGCTGCTCGGCTCATCTGGCGTCGGAAAATCGACGTTGGTGAACGAACTATACGGCATGCAAGTCCAGCAAGTAAAAGAAACCCGGGCCGGCGACGACCGGGGCAGGCATACAACGACGCACCGTGAATTGATCGTCATGCCTGCAGGCGGCATGATCATTGATACGCCGGGCATGCGGGAATTGCAGCTTTGGGAAACGGAAGACAGCTTGAGTCACAGCTTCCATGATATCGAAGCATTGGCTGAGCAATGCAAGTTTCGCGATTGCCGCCATCAAAGCGAACCCGGCTGTGCCGTAAAACAAGCGATCGAACAAGGTGAAATGCAACAAAGCCGGTTCGACAATTACGTGAAGCTGCAAAGGGAGCTCGCTTACCTTGAGCGCAAAAACAACAAGCGTGCACAAAGTTTATTCAAACAGAAACTGAAAAAATAAGAAAAGACCGATTGACGCCGTGTCAATCGGTCTTTCGTTTACGGTTGCACCGGCGTGAGCGGGGCTTTGCCCCTCACCACCTGCCTGACGTTGCGGAATGCCAACTCGATCATCGCCGTCCGCGTCTCCACCGTGGCGCTGCCGATATGCGGCAGCGCTGTCACATTCGGAAATGCAAGCAACGGATGCCGGCTGCTGATCGGTTCTTGCTCGAATACGTCAAGCCCGGCGCCAGCGATCTCTCCTGTTCGCAACGCGTCCGCCAGCGCTTGTTCATCAACAACCGCTCCGCGGGAAGGATTAATGAAAAACGCAGTCTTTTTCATTTTTCGAAACGCTTCTGCCGCAAACAAATGCTTCGTCTCCTCGGTCAGCGGTGTAAGGCAGACGACGAAGTCGGCCGAGCGCAGAAGCTCGTCAAACGGTGCATAACGAACGCCGAGCTTGCGCTCCGCCTCCGGGCGACGGCTTCGGTTGTAATACAAGACGTCCATGTCAAAGCCTGCCGCACGCTTGGCGACCGCTTCGCCGATTCGGCCCATGCCGACGATGCCGAGCGTTTTGTGATGTACGTCTCGTCCAGCCATTTGGTACGGGCTCCACGTCGTCCACGCATCTTTTCTGATCGATTCGTTCGCTTCGATCAACCGCCGCGCGGTCGCCATTAACAGCGCAAACGTTAAATCGGCCGTCGTATCCGTCAGCACCTCCGGCGTATTCGTAACGACGACGCCGCGACTCGCCGCAGCTTCGACATCGATATTGTCGTAGCCTACCGCGACATTGGCGACAATTTTTAAACGATCGGCTTTACGGAATACTTCTCCGTCGATCCGGTCGGTCAGCATCGTGATCAACGCGTCCGCCTTCGCCGCCTTCGCTAACAGTACCTCGCGCGGAACGACGCTCTCTTCCTCCGGCCACATCTCAACCTCTCCGATGCCGTTCAACAGTCGAAGTGCATCGTCAGGAACTTTTCGTGTTACAAAAATATACGGTTTCGATGACATCGTTCCATCTCCTTTCAAAGCCGGTAACCGTTCGTATAAAAGTGTTTTTCCGGACATATTCTACTTACACGTGCAAAGCGCTCTCACGCCGCTCATAACCAATCACAAGAAGCCCGAAGGAGGAGAACCATGCCGATCCCGAAAAAGAAGCTGCAGCAATCCGCGCGTAACGGCTTGTTCGCTCGCGGGGTCACCATTGACGATATTGCGGAACTCGTTTATTTTCTTCAAGACGAATACATAGCGAATTTGACCCTTGACATGTGCCGGGAAAGCGTCGAGAAAGTGCTCGCGAAGCGTGAAGTGCAAAACGCGATCATTACCGGAATTGAACTCGATCGACTTACAGAGCAAAAACAAATTGCCGAACCGCTGCTTGGGATCCTCGAAAACGACGAAGGTCTTTACGGCGTCGACGAAATCATTGCCCTATCCATCGTCAACGTATACGGTTCCATCGGCATGACGAATTACGGTTATGTTGATAAAGAAAAACCAGGCATTTTGAAGAAATTGAACAACCACACCAGCGGCAAATGTCACACGTTCCTCGACGATATCGTCGGAGCCATTGCGGCAGCGGCTTCGAGCCGGCTGGCTCACGCCCAGGAAGAACAATAACCTAACCGATCATGGAGAAGGCATCCATTGCTCAAGCGAATCCGCCGTATACGTCGGCATTTTCTCGTAACGGGCA encodes:
- a CDS encoding phosphatidylglycerophosphatase A gives rise to the protein MPIPKKKLQQSARNGLFARGVTIDDIAELVYFLQDEYIANLTLDMCRESVEKVLAKREVQNAIITGIELDRLTEQKQIAEPLLGILENDEGLYGVDEIIALSIVNVYGSIGMTNYGYVDKEKPGILKKLNNHTSGKCHTFLDDIVGAIAAAASSRLAHAQEEQ
- a CDS encoding D-glycerate dehydrogenase, whose translation is MSSKPYIFVTRKVPDDALRLLNGIGEVEMWPEEESVVPREVLLAKAAKADALITMLTDRIDGEVFRKADRLKIVANVAVGYDNIDVEAAASRGVVVTNTPEVLTDTTADLTFALLMATARRLIEANESIRKDAWTTWSPYQMAGRDVHHKTLGIVGMGRIGEAVAKRAAGFDMDVLYYNRSRRPEAERKLGVRYAPFDELLRSADFVVCLTPLTEETKHLFAAEAFRKMKKTAFFINPSRGAVVDEQALADALRTGEIAGAGLDVFEQEPISSRHPLLAFPNVTALPHIGSATVETRTAMIELAFRNVRQVVRGKAPLTPVQP
- the rsgA gene encoding ribosome small subunit-dependent GTPase A — translated: MDLRQLGWNESFQKAFNELKDDTLLPARVTLEHKESYRIHTGSEEFSAVITGNMRFRAEGREDFPAVGDWVAAQPLPGERKALIRAVLPRKSKFSRQAAGNETVEQIIAANIDTVFLVNALNSDFNARRIERYLTIAWESGANPVIVLSKSDLCSDVEDKLAEVESIAFGVPIHVVSAEQQLGLEALQMYFKNHETAALLGSSGVGKSTLVNELYGMQVQQVKETRAGDDRGRHTTTHRELIVMPAGGMIIDTPGMRELQLWETEDSLSHSFHDIEALAEQCKFRDCRHQSEPGCAVKQAIEQGEMQQSRFDNYVKLQRELAYLERKNNKRAQSLFKQKLKK